The following proteins are encoded in a genomic region of Streptomyces gobiensis:
- a CDS encoding AAA family ATPase has product MTSGESVGVVVRELSGSAAVGSAVVAGPLCGEGTGSLRSGPVIRDLRGRAGRTPRNLAFQEGDLVVVSGLPGSGKSTLIERAVAVSRIDSQDSRDRWALRMPRFLPYAVYRPLVRLAHYAGLWRELRSGGSVVVHDCGTRAWVRRWLAREAARRGRGLHLLLLDVRPEAALAGQRERGRGVSRYAFAHHCRAVGRLVRDAERGRVPVGCVSVVLLDRGAASRLRAVGFETS; this is encoded by the coding sequence ATGACGAGCGGTGAGTCGGTGGGGGTAGTGGTGCGGGAGCTGTCGGGCTCTGCTGCGGTGGGGTCCGCCGTGGTGGCGGGGCCGTTGTGTGGCGAGGGGACCGGTTCTCTGCGGTCCGGTCCGGTCATACGGGATCTGCGGGGCAGAGCGGGGCGTACGCCTCGGAACCTGGCCTTCCAGGAGGGTGACCTGGTTGTGGTCTCCGGTCTGCCAGGCAGCGGCAAGAGCACGCTGATCGAGCGGGCGGTGGCGGTGTCCCGGATCGACTCCCAGGACAGCCGGGACCGCTGGGCGCTGCGGATGCCGCGCTTCCTCCCGTACGCCGTGTACCGCCCCCTGGTACGGCTCGCGCACTACGCCGGGCTGTGGCGGGAGCTGCGCTCCGGCGGGAGCGTCGTCGTCCACGACTGCGGCACCCGGGCCTGGGTGCGGCGCTGGCTGGCCCGGGAGGCGGCACGGCGCGGCCGGGGCCTGCATCTGCTGCTGCTCGATGTGCGGCCGGAGGCCGCGCTCGCCGGCCAGCGGGAGCGGGGCCGGGGCGTCTCGCGGTACGCCTTCGCCCACCACTGCCGGGCGGTGGGGCGGCTGGTACGGGACGCCGAGCGGGGGCGTGTTCCGGTGGGGTGCGTGTC
- a CDS encoding L-serine ammonia-lyase: MALSVFDLFSIGIGPSSSHTVGPMRAARMFARRLKNEGVLAQTASVRAELYGSLGATGHGHGTPKAVLLGLEGNSPRTVDVETADDEVDRIRSAGRLRLLGTEIGDAHEIDFAFDTDLILHRRRSLPYHANGMTLFAYDAEGRPLLEKTYYSVGGGFVVDEDAVGEDRIKLDDTQLTYPFRTGDELMRLTRETGLSVSALMLENEKAWRTEAEIRAGLLEIWQVMRDCVARGMSQEGILPGGLKVRRRAATSARQLRAEGHTEAHAMEWVTLYAMAVNEENAAGGRVVTAPTNGAAGIIPSVLHYYVNFVPGGDSDAGRADGVVRFLLAAGAIGMLFKENASISGAEVGCQGEVGSACSMAAGGLAEVLGGSPEQVENAAEIGIEHNLGLTCDPVGGLVQIPCIERNGMAAVKAITAARMSLRGDGRHHVSLDKAIKTMKETGADMSVKYKETARGGLAVNIIEC; encoded by the coding sequence GTGGCCCTCTCCGTCTTCGACCTCTTCTCCATCGGCATAGGCCCCTCCAGCTCACACACGGTAGGCCCGATGCGCGCGGCCCGGATGTTCGCGCGTCGTCTCAAGAACGAAGGCGTGCTGGCCCAGACGGCTTCGGTCCGCGCGGAGCTCTACGGCTCCCTTGGTGCCACCGGCCATGGCCACGGCACGCCCAAGGCCGTCCTGCTCGGTCTGGAGGGCAACTCCCCCCGTACCGTCGATGTCGAGACCGCCGATGACGAGGTGGACCGTATCCGCTCAGCGGGGCGCCTGCGGCTGCTCGGCACGGAGATCGGCGATGCCCACGAGATCGACTTCGCCTTCGACACCGATCTCATCCTGCACCGGCGCCGCTCCCTGCCGTATCACGCCAACGGCATGACGCTCTTCGCCTACGACGCCGAGGGACGCCCACTGCTGGAGAAGACGTATTACTCGGTCGGCGGCGGCTTCGTCGTCGACGAGGACGCGGTCGGCGAAGACCGCATCAAGCTCGACGACACCCAGCTCACGTACCCCTTCCGTACCGGTGACGAGCTGATGCGGCTCACCCGGGAGACGGGCCTGTCCGTCTCCGCGCTGATGCTGGAGAACGAGAAGGCCTGGCGCACCGAGGCGGAGATCCGCGCGGGCTTGCTGGAGATCTGGCAGGTCATGCGGGACTGTGTGGCCCGGGGGATGTCCCAGGAGGGCATCCTCCCCGGCGGTCTCAAGGTCCGCCGCCGCGCGGCGACCTCCGCCCGTCAGCTGCGCGCCGAGGGCCACACCGAGGCCCACGCCATGGAGTGGGTGACGCTCTACGCCATGGCGGTCAACGAGGAGAACGCGGCGGGCGGCCGGGTCGTCACCGCCCCCACCAATGGCGCGGCAGGCATCATCCCCTCGGTGCTGCACTACTACGTCAACTTCGTGCCCGGCGGGGACAGCGACGCGGGAAGGGCAGACGGTGTGGTCCGCTTCCTGCTGGCGGCCGGCGCGATCGGCATGCTCTTCAAGGAGAACGCCTCCATCTCGGGCGCTGAGGTCGGCTGCCAGGGCGAGGTCGGCTCTGCCTGCTCCATGGCCGCCGGCGGCCTCGCCGAGGTGCTGGGCGGCTCGCCGGAGCAAGTGGAGAACGCCGCTGAGATCGGCATTGAGCACAACCTCGGCCTCACCTGCGACCCCGTCGGCGGCCTGGTCCAGATCCCCTGCATCGAGCGCAACGGCATGGCCGCGGTGAAGGCGATCACCGCCGCCCGGATGTCGCTGCGCGGCGACGGCCGCCACCATGTCTCCCTCGACAAGGCCATCAAGACCATGAAGGAGACCGGCGCTGATATGAGCGTCAAATACAAGGAGACCGCCCGCGGCGGCCTGGCGGTCAACATCATCGAGTGCTGA
- the glyA gene encoding serine hydroxymethyltransferase — MSLLNSSLHEVDPDVAAAVDAELHRQQSTLEMIASENFAPVASLEAQGSVLTNKYAEGYPGRRYYGGCEHVDVIEDIARDRIKALFGAEAANVQPHSGASANAAAMFALLKPGDTIMGLDLAHGGHLTHGMRINFSGKLYNVVAYHVDEKTSLVDMDEVERLAKEHRPQLIIAGWSAYPRQLDFAAFRRIADEVGALLMVDMAHFAGLVAAGLHPNPVPHADVVTTTTHKTLGGPRGGVILSKQQYAKKINSAVFPGQQGGPLEHVIAAKAVSFKIAATEEFKERQQRTLEGAKALAERLTRPDAVDAGVSVLSGGTDVHLVLVDLRNSELDGQQAEDRLHEIGITVNRNAVPNDPRPPMVTSGLRIGTPALATRGFQLEDFQEVADIIAEALLPDFDEAKAKALATRVSALAEKHPLYPGLNKS, encoded by the coding sequence ATGTCGCTTCTGAACAGCTCCCTCCATGAGGTGGACCCGGACGTCGCCGCCGCCGTCGACGCCGAGCTCCACCGTCAGCAGTCCACCCTCGAGATGATCGCATCGGAGAACTTCGCTCCGGTCGCCTCGCTGGAGGCCCAGGGCTCGGTCCTGACCAACAAGTACGCCGAGGGCTACCCCGGCCGCCGCTACTACGGCGGCTGTGAGCACGTCGACGTCATCGAGGACATCGCCCGCGACCGCATCAAGGCGCTCTTCGGCGCCGAGGCCGCGAATGTCCAGCCGCACTCCGGCGCCTCCGCCAACGCGGCGGCGATGTTCGCCCTGCTCAAGCCGGGCGACACCATCATGGGCCTGGATCTGGCCCACGGTGGGCACCTCACCCACGGCATGCGGATCAACTTCTCCGGCAAGCTGTACAACGTGGTGGCCTACCACGTGGATGAGAAGACCAGTCTGGTCGACATGGATGAGGTCGAGCGCCTCGCCAAGGAGCACCGGCCGCAGCTGATCATCGCTGGCTGGTCCGCCTACCCGCGTCAGCTCGACTTCGCCGCCTTCCGGCGGATCGCCGATGAGGTCGGTGCCCTGCTGATGGTGGACATGGCGCACTTCGCGGGCCTGGTCGCCGCCGGTCTGCACCCCAACCCGGTGCCGCACGCGGATGTGGTCACCACCACGACCCACAAGACCCTCGGCGGTCCGCGCGGCGGCGTCATCCTCTCCAAGCAGCAGTACGCCAAAAAGATCAACTCCGCGGTCTTCCCGGGCCAGCAGGGTGGCCCGCTGGAGCATGTCATCGCGGCGAAGGCGGTCTCCTTCAAGATCGCGGCGACCGAGGAGTTCAAGGAGCGCCAGCAGCGTACGCTGGAGGGGGCCAAGGCACTCGCCGAGCGGCTCACCCGGCCGGACGCGGTGGACGCGGGCGTCTCCGTGCTCTCCGGTGGCACCGATGTCCATCTGGTCCTGGTCGATCTGCGCAACAGCGAGCTCGATGGCCAGCAGGCGGAGGACCGGCTGCACGAGATCGGCATCACCGTGAACCGCAACGCCGTCCCGAACGACCCCCGCCCGCCGATGGTCACCTCGGGTCTGCGGATCGGAACCCCGGCGCTGGCCACCCGTGGCTTCCAGCTGGAGGACTTCCAGGAGGTCGCGGACATCATCGCCGAGGCGCTGCTGCCGGACTTCGATGAGGCGAAGGCCAAGGCACTGGCCACGCGCGTCTCGGCACTCGCCGAGAAGCACCCGCTGTACCCCGGCCTGAACAAGTCCTGA
- the gcvH gene encoding glycine cleavage system protein GcvH: MSNPQQLRYSKEHEWLSAAEDGVSTVGITEHAANALGDVVYVQLPEVGDTITAGETCGELESTKSVSDLYAPVTGEVTETNQDVVDDPALVNSAPFEGGWLFKVKITEEPEDLLSADEYTAFTS, encoded by the coding sequence ATGAGCAACCCCCAGCAGCTGCGCTACAGCAAGGAGCACGAGTGGCTGTCGGCCGCCGAGGACGGCGTCTCGACGGTCGGTATCACCGAGCACGCGGCCAACGCCCTCGGCGATGTCGTCTATGTCCAGCTCCCCGAGGTCGGCGACACCATCACCGCGGGTGAGACCTGCGGTGAGCTGGAGTCGACCAAGTCGGTCAGCGACCTCTACGCGCCGGTCACCGGTGAGGTCACCGAGACCAACCAGGATGTCGTGGACGACCCGGCGCTGGTGAACTCCGCCCCCTTCGAGGGCGGCTGGCTGTTCAAGGTGAAGATCACGGAAGAGCCGGAGGATCTGCTCTCCGCCGATGAGTACACCGCCTTCACCAGCTAA
- the gcvT gene encoding glycine cleavage system aminomethyltransferase GcvT — MSEPPRHTTRHTALDSVHRALGATMTDFAGWDMPLRYGSERDEHNAVRTRAGLFDLSHMGEITVTGPAAGELLDYALVGNLSALKPGRARYTMICDENGGILDDLIVYRLAEREYMVVANAANAQVVLDALTDRQGGFDAAVRDDRDAYALLAVQGPEAAGILRSLTDADLDGLKYYAGLPGTVAGVSALIARTGYTGEDGFELFVSPADAEKLWNALSEAGEDAGLVPCGLSCRDTLRLEAGMPLYGHELTTATTPFDAGLGRVVKFEKTTNDGRFVGRTPLEAAAKRAETSPPRKLVGLIAEGRRVPRAGYPVVAADGTVIGEVTSGAPSPTLGKPIAMAYVDAEHAAPGTEGVAVDIRGTHEPYEVVALPFYKRQR, encoded by the coding sequence ATGTCTGAACCGCCCCGTCACACCACCCGCCATACGGCCCTCGACTCCGTGCATCGCGCGCTCGGCGCGACCATGACCGACTTCGCGGGCTGGGACATGCCGCTGCGCTACGGCAGCGAGCGCGATGAGCACAACGCGGTACGCACCCGCGCCGGGCTCTTCGATCTCTCCCATATGGGAGAGATCACCGTGACCGGGCCCGCCGCCGGTGAGCTGCTGGACTACGCGCTGGTGGGCAATCTGTCAGCGCTCAAGCCCGGCCGGGCCCGCTACACCATGATCTGCGACGAGAACGGCGGCATCCTGGACGACCTGATCGTCTACCGCCTCGCCGAGCGGGAGTACATGGTGGTCGCCAACGCCGCCAACGCCCAGGTGGTGCTGGACGCGCTCACCGACCGCCAGGGGGGTTTCGACGCGGCCGTACGGGACGACCGGGACGCCTACGCGCTGCTGGCGGTGCAGGGCCCCGAGGCGGCCGGAATTCTGCGGAGCCTGACCGACGCCGATCTGGACGGGCTCAAGTACTACGCGGGCCTGCCGGGCACGGTCGCCGGGGTCTCCGCGCTGATCGCGCGCACCGGCTACACCGGCGAGGACGGTTTCGAGCTCTTCGTATCCCCGGCTGACGCCGAGAAGCTGTGGAACGCGCTGTCCGAGGCGGGCGAGGACGCCGGCCTGGTGCCGTGCGGTCTGTCCTGCCGCGACACCCTGCGCCTGGAGGCGGGTATGCCGCTGTACGGGCATGAGCTGACCACCGCCACGACACCGTTCGACGCCGGTCTGGGCCGGGTGGTGAAGTTCGAGAAGACAACAAACGACGGCCGCTTTGTCGGCCGTACGCCGCTGGAGGCCGCCGCCAAGCGGGCCGAGACCAGCCCCCCGCGCAAGCTCGTGGGCCTGATCGCCGAAGGCCGCCGGGTGCCCCGCGCCGGCTACCCCGTGGTGGCCGCGGACGGCACGGTGATCGGCGAGGTCACCTCCGGGGCCCCCTCACCCACCCTGGGCAAGCCGATCGCGATGGCCTACGTGGACGCCGAGCACGCCGCCCCCGGTACGGAGGGGGTCGCCGTGGACATCCGCGGCACCCACGAGCCGTACGAGGTCGTCGCCCTGCCGTTCTACAAGCGGCAGCGCTGA
- a CDS encoding enhanced serine sensitivity protein SseB, whose product MTAPQQPQHFGPGHGGGWPGNELEETLAASLGVPEAGARLLEVLGRSSLWVPLPEGGGPDSSDLDLPTMQLGDAPYVPVYSSEQQFLQCVRTPMPFAIVSAQELARGLPPQVGIAVNPEGAVGVPLPPAAVAELCKDGGAERIPGAPSGARMRLFEPDWQEDPVDFLTAAAGEFAMFPPVRTARRGLASAEGDPPALFIGVELDLLDPESRQGAHDALARALGRQPVKWPVQLVLLDAAQDPVVEWMRQCVRPFYSRSPAASGS is encoded by the coding sequence ATGACCGCTCCGCAGCAGCCACAGCACTTCGGGCCGGGCCACGGCGGTGGCTGGCCCGGCAATGAGCTGGAGGAAACCCTCGCAGCGTCCCTCGGCGTCCCGGAGGCGGGCGCCCGGCTGCTGGAGGTGCTGGGCCGCAGCAGCCTGTGGGTGCCGCTGCCGGAGGGCGGCGGCCCGGACAGCTCCGACCTCGATCTGCCGACCATGCAGCTGGGTGATGCGCCCTACGTCCCGGTCTACAGCTCCGAGCAGCAGTTCCTGCAGTGCGTACGCACGCCGATGCCGTTCGCCATCGTGTCCGCCCAGGAGCTCGCGCGCGGACTGCCACCGCAGGTCGGTATCGCTGTGAACCCGGAGGGCGCGGTCGGTGTGCCACTGCCCCCGGCGGCGGTCGCGGAGCTGTGCAAGGACGGCGGCGCCGAGCGTATCCCCGGGGCACCGAGCGGCGCCCGAATGCGGCTGTTCGAGCCGGACTGGCAGGAGGACCCGGTGGACTTCCTCACGGCCGCCGCGGGCGAGTTCGCGATGTTCCCGCCGGTACGCACCGCACGGCGCGGTCTGGCCAGTGCGGAGGGCGATCCGCCCGCGCTCTTCATCGGGGTTGAGCTCGACCTGCTCGACCCGGAGTCGCGCCAGGGCGCCCATGACGCGCTGGCGCGCGCGCTCGGTCGCCAACCGGTCAAGTGGCCGGTGCAGTTGGTGCTGCTGGACGCGGCGCAGGATCCGGTGGTGGAGTGGATGCGCCAGTGTGTGCGGCCTTTCTACAGCCGGAGCCCTGCCGCTTCCGGCTCGTAA
- a CDS encoding enhanced serine sensitivity protein SseB C-terminal domain-containing protein, with amino-acid sequence MSAAESVEELLHQVSPGRYDAYEALLRALADGQVWMLLWHGRPGAPDAQYGNMEVAGHGYAPCVTSAQELAASGWNRAHEVIGGRDIAAALFPDRWGLWLNPHAPGGGVGVPWLDLRRISAGLDRLPAGPLRIGEPSLDIPQFYAQLTHNAQRTPAVRSLRRAWVQPALGAAYLVIGLDLYDASQQAVESVRLMMSQSIGAVPDGLPVSTVAMSDDYDPVAMWLRANSRPFFDRDAHGAANPSAAAAPGYGYGYPRPY; translated from the coding sequence GTGAGCGCGGCTGAAAGCGTCGAGGAGCTGCTGCACCAGGTGTCGCCCGGTCGGTATGACGCCTACGAAGCGCTGCTGCGCGCCCTCGCCGACGGTCAGGTGTGGATGCTGCTCTGGCACGGCCGACCCGGTGCGCCCGATGCCCAGTACGGGAACATGGAGGTGGCCGGGCATGGCTACGCGCCCTGTGTCACCTCCGCCCAGGAGCTGGCGGCCTCCGGCTGGAACCGTGCGCACGAAGTGATCGGCGGACGGGACATCGCCGCCGCGCTCTTCCCCGACCGCTGGGGGCTCTGGCTCAACCCGCACGCACCGGGCGGCGGCGTCGGCGTCCCCTGGCTCGATCTGCGCCGGATCTCCGCCGGCCTGGACCGGCTGCCCGCCGGCCCGCTGCGCATCGGTGAACCGTCCCTGGACATCCCGCAGTTCTACGCCCAGCTCACCCACAACGCACAGCGCACCCCCGCGGTGCGCAGTCTGCGCCGGGCCTGGGTGCAGCCCGCCCTGGGCGCCGCGTACCTGGTGATCGGTCTGGATCTGTACGACGCCAGCCAGCAGGCCGTGGAATCGGTGCGCTTGATGATGAGTCAGTCCATCGGCGCGGTGCCCGACGGACTGCCGGTTTCCACGGTCGCGATGTCCGATGACTACGACCCGGTCGCGATGTGGCTACGGGCCAACTCACGCCCCTTCTTCGACCGTGACGCCCACGGCGCGGCCAACCCGAGCGCGGCCGCCGCACCCGGATACGGATACGGCTACCCCCGGCCGTACTGA